Proteins encoded together in one Yersinia mollaretii ATCC 43969 window:
- a CDS encoding cytochrome c, which yields MKKITLGHSVKPLLIALGFAISGYASADESLIARGEYLTKAADCVACHTTKNGKPFAGGLAFKTPMGTLYSPNITADKETGIGSWSDEEFLRALHEGKGKNGENLYPAFPYTSYTLLTNDDVKAIKAYLFSLPAVHQPNRENEMPFPFNQRWGLWFWNLVNFEGQRFQPDSSKDAQWNQGAYFVEALGHCGECHTPRNITMGMKESKAYSGTEIDGWTAFNITSDPHAGIGGWSQAQIVQYLRTGHVDGKGQAAGPMAEVIENSTRHLTEGDLNAMAVYLRTLKPLNPDDETQSRSDWGQSATSVNTLRGVPFKADNTTDGARLYLGNCATCHSFTGDGVKDGYYPSLMKNSVVGANTPNNLINVILHGVSRKTNDGEIFMPGFAETLTDEQVVSLSNYLLQQFGQPTLNIKVDEVKTLRGE from the coding sequence ATGAAAAAAATAACCCTGGGTCACTCAGTAAAACCCCTGCTTATCGCCTTGGGATTCGCCATCAGCGGCTACGCCAGTGCGGACGAGAGCCTGATTGCACGCGGTGAGTACCTGACCAAAGCCGCCGACTGCGTGGCGTGCCATACCACTAAAAATGGTAAACCTTTTGCCGGTGGACTGGCTTTTAAAACGCCCATGGGCACCTTATATTCGCCCAATATCACCGCCGACAAAGAGACGGGGATTGGCAGTTGGAGTGATGAGGAGTTTCTGCGCGCGTTGCATGAGGGGAAAGGCAAAAACGGGGAGAATCTCTATCCCGCATTCCCTTACACCTCCTATACCTTGCTAACCAATGATGACGTTAAAGCGATCAAAGCCTATCTGTTCAGTCTGCCGGCGGTCCATCAGCCAAACCGCGAAAATGAGATGCCTTTCCCCTTCAATCAGCGCTGGGGATTGTGGTTCTGGAATCTGGTGAACTTTGAAGGGCAGCGCTTCCAGCCTGATAGCAGCAAAGATGCGCAATGGAATCAGGGCGCTTACTTTGTTGAGGCATTGGGTCACTGTGGTGAATGCCATACGCCGCGCAACATCACTATGGGAATGAAAGAGAGCAAAGCTTATAGCGGCACTGAAATTGACGGCTGGACGGCATTCAATATTACCTCAGACCCTCACGCCGGGATTGGCGGCTGGAGTCAGGCGCAAATTGTGCAATATCTGCGCACCGGGCATGTCGACGGCAAGGGGCAGGCGGCTGGCCCAATGGCGGAAGTGATTGAAAACAGTACTCGCCACTTGACGGAGGGTGATCTCAATGCGATGGCGGTGTATCTGCGCACATTGAAACCGCTCAATCCTGACGACGAAACCCAAAGCCGCTCGGATTGGGGCCAATCGGCAACCAGCGTCAATACCTTGCGCGGTGTGCCATTCAAGGCGGATAACACGACTGACGGGGCGCGTTTGTATCTGGGGAACTGCGCGACGTGCCACAGCTTTACGGGAGATGGCGTGAAAGACGGCTACTATCCTTCGCTGATGAAGAACTCAGTGGTCGGAGCCAATACCCCCAATAACCTGATCAATGTGATCCTCCATGGGGTGTCGCGCAAAACCAACGATGGCGAGATATTTATGCCCGGTTTTGCCGAGACATTAACTGATGAGCAGGTGGTGAGTTTGAGCAATTATCTGCTTCAGCAGTTTGGGCAACCGACACTGAATATCAAAGTGGATGAGGTCAAAACGCTACGCGGGGAGTAA